From the Amycolatopsis thermoflava N1165 genome, one window contains:
- a CDS encoding transcriptional regulator, with the protein MGDYAKALGAKLRGIRQQQGLSLHGVEQKSGGRWKAVVVGSYERGDRAVTVQKLAELADFYGVPVVELLPEGRVPSGAEPATKIVINLERLQQLPAEKVGPLARYAATIQSQRGDYNGKVLSIRTEDLRSLAIIYDMTPGELTEQLIDWGVLPPEARPAKED; encoded by the coding sequence ATGGGCGATTACGCCAAGGCGCTCGGGGCGAAGCTCCGCGGGATCCGCCAGCAGCAGGGGCTGTCCCTGCACGGGGTCGAGCAGAAGTCCGGCGGACGGTGGAAGGCTGTCGTGGTCGGTTCCTACGAGCGCGGCGACCGGGCGGTGACCGTGCAGAAGCTGGCCGAGCTGGCCGACTTCTACGGCGTGCCGGTGGTCGAGCTGCTGCCCGAGGGCCGGGTGCCGTCCGGGGCCGAACCCGCCACCAAGATCGTCATCAACCTGGAGCGGCTGCAGCAGCTGCCTGCCGAGAAGGTCGGCCCGCTGGCCCGCTACGCCGCGACGATCCAGAGCCAGCGCGGCGACTACAACGGCAAGGTGCTCTCCATCCGCACCGAGGACCTGCGGTCGCTGGCGATCATCTACGACATGACCCCTGGCGAGCTGACCGAGCAGCTCATCGACTGGGGCGTCCTCCCGCCGGAGGCGCGGCCCGCCAAGGAGGACTAG
- the pyrR gene encoding bifunctional pyr operon transcriptional regulator/uracil phosphoribosyltransferase PyrR produces MASRPRDAAAPGGERELLSAGDVARTIARMAHQVIEKTALDGGTGAPPVLLGIPTRGTSLAARLAERIAEFSGVAVPTGALDITLYRDDLRRRPTRPLADTTLPDTGIDDRVVILVDDVLFSGRTVRAALDALRDHGRPRAVQLAVLVDRGHREFPIRADYVGKNIPTARAEDVAVLLSEVDGRDAVLLREGEAKA; encoded by the coding sequence GTGGCGTCACGCCCTCGTGACGCGGCAGCACCAGGTGGCGAGCGCGAGCTGCTCTCCGCCGGTGATGTCGCGCGCACCATCGCCCGGATGGCCCACCAGGTCATCGAGAAGACCGCCCTCGACGGCGGCACGGGCGCACCTCCCGTTCTCCTGGGCATCCCGACCCGGGGCACCTCGCTCGCGGCCCGGCTGGCCGAGCGGATCGCCGAGTTCTCCGGCGTGGCGGTCCCCACGGGCGCCCTGGACATCACCCTCTACCGCGACGACCTGCGCCGCCGCCCGACGCGGCCGCTCGCGGACACCACTCTGCCCGACACCGGCATCGACGACCGCGTGGTGATCCTGGTCGACGACGTGCTGTTCTCCGGCCGGACCGTGCGCGCGGCGCTGGACGCCTTGCGCGACCACGGCCGCCCCCGGGCCGTGCAGCTGGCCGTCCTGGTCGACCGCGGGCACCGCGAGTTCCCGATCCGGGCCGACTACGTGGGCAAGAACATCCCGACCGCACGCGCCGAAGACGTGGCCGTCCTGCTGTCCGAAGTGGATGGGCGCGACGCGGTGCTGCTGCGCGAGGGGGAAGCGAAGGCATGA
- a CDS encoding aspartate carbamoyltransferase catalytic subunit: MKHLLATEGLDPDLATAVLDTADGLKRTLLGREVRKLPTLRGRTVITMFYENSTRTRVSFEIAGKWMSADVVNVSAGGSSVGKGESLRDTALTLSAAGADCVIVRHPASGAAQRLAGWLEGTGTSVVNAGDGMHEHPTQALLDAATLRERLGGIKDRRIGIVGDVLHSRVARSNIHLLSALGAEVVLVAPPTLLPAGVGALPVTVSHDLDAELPALDAVMMLRVQAERMHGGFFPSAREYSIAYGLNEARLRLLPEHAVVLHPGPMLRGMEIASAVADAPSAAITEQVRNGVHVRMAVLYHLLAGEEDAK; encoded by the coding sequence ATGAAGCACCTGCTGGCCACCGAAGGCCTGGACCCCGACCTGGCGACCGCGGTGCTGGACACCGCCGACGGCCTCAAGCGCACCCTGCTGGGCCGCGAGGTCCGGAAGCTGCCGACGCTGCGCGGCCGCACGGTCATCACGATGTTCTACGAGAACTCCACCCGGACCAGGGTCTCGTTCGAGATCGCGGGCAAGTGGATGAGCGCGGACGTGGTGAACGTCTCGGCGGGTGGCAGCTCGGTCGGCAAGGGCGAGTCGCTGCGGGACACCGCGCTGACCCTGTCCGCCGCCGGCGCCGACTGCGTCATCGTCCGCCACCCGGCCTCCGGCGCCGCGCAGCGCCTGGCCGGCTGGCTGGAGGGCACCGGCACCTCGGTCGTCAACGCCGGGGACGGCATGCACGAGCATCCCACCCAGGCGCTGCTCGACGCCGCCACGCTGCGGGAACGGCTCGGCGGCATCAAGGACCGGCGGATCGGCATCGTCGGCGACGTCCTGCACAGCCGGGTCGCGCGCTCCAACATCCACCTGCTGTCCGCGCTGGGCGCCGAGGTCGTCCTGGTCGCCCCGCCGACGCTGCTGCCGGCCGGGGTCGGGGCGCTGCCGGTCACCGTGTCGCACGACCTGGACGCCGAGCTGCCCGCGCTGGACGCGGTGATGATGCTGCGCGTGCAGGCCGAGCGGATGCACGGCGGGTTCTTCCCGTCGGCGCGGGAGTACTCGATCGCCTACGGCCTGAACGAGGCGCGGCTGCGGCTGCTGCCCGAGCACGCGGTCGTGCTGCACCCCGGCCCGATGCTGCGCGGGATGGAAATCGCCTCCGCGGTCGCGGACGCGCCGTCCGCGGCGATCACCGAACAGGTCCGCAACGGGGTGCACGTGCGGATGGCCGTGCTGTACCACCTGCTCGCCGGAGAGGAAGACGCGAAGTGA